From one Mycobacterium colombiense CECT 3035 genomic stretch:
- a CDS encoding TlpA disulfide reductase family protein, translating into MIVGRLAVAGAAVAMVLTGCSSGHDAVAQGGTFEFVSPGGKTDIYYDPPSSRGRPGPLSGPDLTDAAHTLSLDDPIFAGRVVVINIWGQWCGPCRAEVTQLQQVYDATRGAGVSFLGIDVRDNNRQAALDFVNDRQVTYPSIYDPAMRTLIAFGGKYPTTVIPSTLVLDRQHRVAAVFLRELLATDLKPVVQKVAGE; encoded by the coding sequence ATGATCGTCGGGCGCCTAGCGGTGGCCGGGGCGGCGGTGGCGATGGTGCTCACCGGCTGCTCGTCCGGGCACGACGCCGTCGCCCAGGGCGGCACCTTCGAATTCGTCTCGCCCGGCGGCAAGACCGACATCTACTACGACCCGCCGTCCAGCCGTGGCCGCCCGGGACCGCTGTCCGGGCCCGACCTGACCGATGCCGCGCACACGCTGTCGCTGGACGACCCGATCTTCGCGGGGCGGGTCGTGGTCATCAACATCTGGGGCCAGTGGTGTGGACCGTGCCGGGCCGAGGTCACCCAGCTGCAGCAGGTGTATGACGCCACCCGCGGCGCCGGGGTGTCGTTTCTCGGCATCGACGTCCGCGACAACAACCGGCAGGCGGCGCTGGACTTCGTCAACGACCGCCAGGTGACCTACCCGTCCATCTACGACCCGGCGATGCGCACCCTGATCGCCTTCGGCGGTAAATACCCCACCACGGTGATCCCGTCCACGCTGGTCCTGGACCGCCAGCACCGGGTCGCCGCGGTGTTCCTGCGCGAATTGCTGGCGACCGACCTGAAGCCGGTGGTGCAGAAGGTGGCCGGGGAGTGA
- a CDS encoding cytochrome c biogenesis protein ResB, whose protein sequence is MGTALVLLFLLALGAIPGALLPQRNLNAGKVDDYLKAHRVIGPWLDRLQAFNVFSSFWFTAIYVLLFVSLVGCLTPRMIEHVRSLRSTPVAAPRNLARLPKYASHQVQAGPDELNALANTLAERLRGWRTAIRHRDGAESDSEAVEVSAEKGYLREFGNIAFHFSLLGLLVAVAAGKLFGYEGNVIVIADGGPGFCSASPAAFDSFRAGNTVDGTSLHPLCIRVDDFVAHYLPSGQATSFAANIDYQSGADLTANTWRHYRLEVNHPLRIGGDRVYLQGHGYAPTFSVTYPDGQIRTATVQWRPDNPQTLLSSGVVRIDPPAGSYANAAERRNHQIAIQGLLAPTEQLEGTLLSSRFPALDAPAVAVDIYRGDTGLDTGRPQSLFTLDPRLIEQHRLTKEKRVNLRAGQSVRIDQGPAAGTVIRFDGAVPFVNLQVSHDPGQTWVLVFAITMMGGLVVSLLVRRRRVWVRLTPDAGGPPGTVNVELGGLARTDNSGWGDEFERLSERLLAGLGDTGAVKRSSEVDVK, encoded by the coding sequence ATGGGCACCGCGCTGGTGCTGCTGTTCCTGCTGGCGCTGGGCGCGATACCGGGGGCGCTGCTGCCGCAGCGCAACCTCAACGCCGGCAAGGTCGACGACTACCTGAAGGCCCATCGGGTGATCGGGCCGTGGCTGGACCGGTTGCAGGCCTTCAACGTGTTCTCCAGCTTCTGGTTCACCGCCATCTACGTGTTGCTGTTCGTGTCGCTGGTCGGCTGCCTCACGCCGCGGATGATCGAGCACGTCCGCAGCCTGCGGTCCACCCCGGTGGCCGCCCCCCGCAACCTGGCCCGGCTGCCCAAGTACGCCAGTCACCAGGTCCAGGCCGGGCCCGACGAGCTCAACGCCCTGGCCAACACGCTGGCCGAGCGGCTGCGCGGCTGGCGCACCGCCATCCGGCACCGGGACGGCGCCGAGTCCGATTCCGAAGCGGTGGAGGTGTCCGCCGAGAAGGGCTACCTGCGCGAGTTCGGCAACATCGCCTTCCACTTCTCCCTGCTGGGCCTGCTGGTCGCGGTGGCCGCCGGCAAGCTGTTCGGCTACGAGGGCAACGTCATCGTCATCGCCGACGGCGGCCCCGGCTTCTGCTCGGCCTCGCCGGCGGCGTTCGACTCGTTCCGGGCCGGCAACACCGTCGACGGCACCTCGCTGCACCCGCTGTGCATCCGGGTCGACGACTTCGTGGCGCACTACCTGCCGTCCGGGCAGGCCACCTCGTTCGCGGCGAACATCGACTACCAGTCCGGCGCCGACCTGACCGCCAACACGTGGCGGCACTACCGGCTGGAGGTAAACCACCCGCTGCGCATCGGCGGCGACCGGGTGTACCTGCAAGGCCACGGTTACGCGCCGACCTTCAGCGTCACCTACCCGGACGGGCAGATCCGCACGGCGACCGTGCAGTGGCGACCCGACAACCCGCAAACGCTGCTCAGCTCCGGTGTGGTGCGCATCGACCCGCCCGCCGGCAGCTACGCCAACGCCGCGGAGCGCCGCAACCATCAGATCGCCATCCAGGGCCTACTGGCCCCGACCGAGCAGCTGGAAGGCACGCTGTTGTCCTCGCGGTTCCCGGCGCTGGACGCCCCCGCGGTGGCCGTCGACATCTACCGCGGCGACACGGGGCTGGACACCGGGCGACCGCAGTCGTTGTTCACCCTGGACCCCCGCCTGATCGAGCAGCACCGGCTGACCAAGGAGAAGCGGGTCAACCTGCGCGCCGGCCAATCGGTCCGGATCGACCAGGGGCCCGCGGCCGGCACGGTGATCCGCTTCGACGGCGCCGTCCCGTTCGTCAACCTGCAGGTCTCGCACGACCCCGGCCAGACCTGGGTGCTCGTCTTCGCGATCACGATGATGGGCGGTCTGGTGGTGTCGCTGCTGGTGCGCCGCCGCCGGGTGTGGGTCCGTCTGACCCCGGACGCCGGCGGACCGCCGGGTACCGTGAACGTCGAACTGGGCGGCCTGGCGCGCACCGACAACTCAGGTTGGGGCGACGAGTTCGAGCGACTCTCCGAGCGGCTGCTGGCCGGGCTCGGCGACACCGGCGCCGTCAAGAGGAGTTCTGAGGTGGACGTGAAATGA
- a CDS encoding cytochrome c biogenesis CcdA family protein, with protein MTGFTQIAAAGPLLVALGVCLLAGLVSFASPCVVPLVPGYLSYLAAVVGVDEQPPEGAIAAPPGARWRVAGSAALFVAGFTTVFVLGTVAVLGMTTTLITNQLLLQRAGGVLTIVMGLVFVGLIPALQRQARFSPRQLTTVAGAPVLGAVFALGWTPCLGPTLAGVITVASATDGASVARGIVLVIAYCLGLGIPFVLLAFGSAGAVGGLGWLRRHTRAIQIFGGVLLIAVGALLVTGVWNDFVSWLRDAFVSDVRLPI; from the coding sequence GTGACCGGATTCACCCAGATCGCCGCCGCCGGACCGCTGCTGGTGGCCCTCGGCGTCTGTCTGCTGGCGGGGCTGGTGTCGTTCGCCTCGCCGTGCGTGGTGCCGCTGGTGCCCGGCTACCTGTCCTATCTGGCCGCGGTCGTCGGGGTGGACGAACAGCCGCCCGAAGGCGCCATCGCGGCGCCGCCGGGCGCCCGCTGGCGAGTCGCGGGGTCCGCGGCGTTGTTCGTCGCCGGGTTCACCACCGTGTTCGTCCTCGGCACCGTCGCCGTCCTCGGCATGACGACCACGCTGATCACCAACCAACTGCTGCTGCAGCGGGCCGGGGGAGTGCTGACCATCGTGATGGGGCTGGTGTTCGTCGGCCTCATCCCGGCCCTGCAACGGCAGGCCCGGTTCAGTCCGCGGCAGCTGACCACGGTCGCCGGCGCGCCGGTGCTGGGCGCGGTGTTCGCGCTGGGCTGGACGCCGTGCCTGGGGCCGACGCTGGCCGGCGTGATCACCGTCGCCTCGGCGACCGACGGCGCCAGCGTGGCGCGCGGAATCGTCTTGGTGATCGCCTACTGCCTGGGCTTGGGCATCCCGTTCGTGCTGCTGGCGTTCGGCTCGGCGGGCGCGGTGGGCGGCCTGGGCTGGCTGCGCCGGCACACCCGGGCCATCCAGATCTTCGGCGGCGTCCTGCTGATCGCCGTGGGCGCGCTGCTGGTCACCGGGGTGTGGAACGACTTCGTCTCGTGGCTGCGCGACGCGTTCGTGTCCGACGTGAGGTTGCCGATTTGA